A genome region from Phosphitispora fastidiosa includes the following:
- the iorA gene encoding indolepyruvate ferredoxin oxidoreductase subunit alpha produces MTRKMLLMGNEAIARGAVEAGVQVATAYPGTPSSEVFSTLARFTREYDYYAEWSVNEKTALEVAAGAAYAGARAIVSMKQVGLNVAADPLMTLAYIGVKGGLVLVVADDPGPHSSQNEQDTRVFARFAKLPVFDPASPQEAKEMTIAAFELSERLKLPVFIRPTTRTCHVCQDVEINETGPRNSIGFEKDPSWVIFPSLAYKKHKWLNEQQEAAREIFNESPFNKLELKTRAGIITTGVAYNYVKEAMDMLDMEVSILKIGTPYPLPDKQVLQLLKNTDRVLVIEELEPVVEDQVMAMAWKNGMAAGISGKNDTFVPREGELNVDKVRDILVRYFGLAGSEASPAANEESKAADDESQAAPGVNRNSDSTCEKPALPERAPILCAGCPHRASFYIFKETARKDDAVFTGDIGCYTLGVMPPLSAMDTCLCMGASVTIASGMAAVEKDRKHIAFLGDSTFFHTGLAGLINAVYNNSDITLVVLDNRTTAMTGHQPHPGLNRTATGMNEKHIDIAAVTRAVGVEFVREVDPYDLEAARETAIAAVAHKGVSVVIMKRECIAIVKAVKKCTVDTEKCIGCKKCMNELGCPAMISDGDKVAIGNTCNGCNVCGQICPVGAIGEVVL; encoded by the coding sequence ATGACAAGGAAAATGCTGTTGATGGGAAATGAAGCCATCGCCCGCGGAGCGGTTGAAGCAGGTGTCCAGGTAGCCACGGCTTATCCCGGCACTCCTTCTTCCGAAGTGTTCAGCACCCTGGCAAGGTTTACCCGGGAGTATGATTATTATGCCGAGTGGTCAGTTAACGAAAAGACAGCCCTTGAGGTTGCTGCAGGAGCTGCTTATGCAGGCGCCAGGGCCATTGTGTCCATGAAACAGGTTGGCCTCAACGTTGCTGCTGATCCGTTGATGACTCTTGCCTATATAGGGGTCAAGGGAGGGCTGGTTCTGGTGGTGGCTGATGACCCCGGACCCCACAGCTCTCAGAATGAGCAGGATACCAGGGTATTTGCCCGGTTTGCCAAGCTGCCGGTGTTTGACCCGGCGTCTCCCCAGGAAGCCAAGGAGATGACAATCGCTGCTTTTGAACTCTCAGAGAGACTTAAGCTCCCGGTTTTTATAAGGCCGACAACTCGTACCTGTCATGTGTGTCAGGATGTCGAGATTAATGAAACCGGTCCGCGAAACAGTATCGGTTTCGAAAAAGACCCTTCATGGGTTATTTTTCCCAGTCTTGCATATAAAAAACATAAGTGGCTGAATGAGCAGCAGGAAGCAGCCCGAGAGATTTTCAATGAATCGCCTTTTAACAAGCTGGAGCTGAAAACCAGAGCAGGCATTATTACTACCGGAGTTGCCTACAATTATGTTAAAGAGGCCATGGATATGCTTGATATGGAAGTTTCCATCCTAAAGATTGGGACACCGTATCCGCTGCCGGACAAACAGGTGCTGCAGCTCTTGAAGAATACCGATAGGGTACTTGTTATTGAAGAATTGGAACCAGTGGTCGAGGACCAGGTTATGGCGATGGCCTGGAAAAACGGTATGGCTGCCGGGATTTCCGGAAAAAACGATACGTTTGTACCGCGCGAGGGAGAACTTAATGTAGATAAGGTCAGGGATATTTTGGTGCGTTATTTCGGTCTGGCCGGCAGTGAAGCTTCTCCGGCTGCAAATGAAGAGTCTAAGGCAGCAGATGATGAGTCTCAGGCTGCACCCGGTGTAAACAGGAACTCTGATAGTACTTGCGAAAAACCGGCTCTTCCTGAGAGGGCCCCCATTCTTTGTGCCGGATGTCCCCACCGGGCTTCATTCTATATTTTTAAAGAAACAGCCCGTAAAGATGATGCTGTGTTTACCGGTGATATCGGGTGTTACACCCTTGGGGTAATGCCGCCGCTCAGCGCAATGGATACCTGCCTGTGTATGGGCGCCAGTGTTACTATTGCATCAGGTATGGCAGCTGTGGAAAAAGACCGGAAGCACATCGCCTTCCTGGGGGATTCAACATTTTTCCATACAGGTCTGGCAGGCCTGATAAATGCGGTTTATAATAACTCAGACATTACCCTTGTTGTGCTCGATAACAGAACTACGGCCATGACAGGCCACCAACCGCATCCCGGGCTAAACCGGACGGCAACGGGCATGAATGAGAAGCATATAGATATTGCCGCTGTGACCAGGGCAGTCGGGGTGGAGTTTGTCAGGGAGGTTGACCCTTATGACCTGGAGGCTGCCAGGGAGACCGCCATTGCGGCTGTTGCCCATAAAGGGGTTTCGGTTGTAATCATGAAACGGGAATGTATAGCTATTGTAAAAGCTGTGAAGAAATGCACAGTTGACACCGAAAAGTGTATCGGGTGTAAGAAGTGTATGAACGAGTTGGGCTGCCCGGCCATGATTTCTGATGGGGATAAGGTTGCCATAGGCAATACCTGTAACGGGTGTAATGTCTGTGGGCAGATATGTCCTGTCGGGGCAATCGGGGAGGTGGTCTTATGA
- a CDS encoding NAD/NADP-dependent octopine/nopaline dehydrogenase family protein, giving the protein MDIAVIGGGHGAYAAAADLAERGHRVRLWRRNREDFQTVVEKQAIILKDFNGTRSVKLALAGSDIAEVVQGARILVVPLPATAQESLVPELAPCLEDGQVILLCPGTFGSLVMARGLIESGCSARVVFAETGTLPYLARKHGPDTVAVTARATRLPTGVFPAEKSAYAFDIIKKAYPAAEQLTDALDGALMNAGPIIHPPLVILNAGPIEHFDFWDIHNEGTQPAVRRVHDALDAERIAVREALGYRPPHFPLADHYNNTGGDEWMYGNAAHEKLVDSRDWRERLDLYGHRYMTEDIACGLAFLVSVAEWAGIDVPVARGLLSLASAILGRDLLAGSRTLEGMGLRGLSGGEMKKLLTKGVLA; this is encoded by the coding sequence ACTTCCAGACTGTTGTTGAAAAACAGGCTATTATTTTAAAAGACTTTAACGGAACCAGAAGTGTTAAGCTGGCACTTGCCGGCAGTGACATTGCTGAGGTTGTCCAGGGTGCCCGGATCCTGGTTGTCCCCCTTCCGGCTACAGCACAGGAATCATTGGTGCCGGAACTGGCCCCGTGCCTGGAGGACGGGCAGGTAATCCTGCTCTGCCCGGGAACTTTCGGGAGTCTTGTAATGGCTAGGGGACTCATAGAAAGCGGGTGTTCTGCCCGGGTGGTTTTTGCGGAAACCGGGACCCTTCCTTATCTGGCGAGGAAACATGGGCCGGATACGGTTGCGGTAACTGCACGGGCGACCCGCCTGCCAACCGGAGTTTTTCCGGCAGAGAAATCCGCTTATGCTTTTGATATCATAAAAAAGGCTTATCCTGCAGCAGAACAGCTAACTGATGCCCTTGACGGAGCGCTGATGAATGCGGGACCTATTATCCATCCGCCGCTGGTAATACTAAATGCCGGGCCTATTGAGCACTTTGATTTCTGGGATATTCACAATGAGGGTACCCAGCCGGCTGTACGCAGGGTTCATGATGCCCTGGACGCAGAGCGGATAGCCGTGAGGGAAGCCCTTGGCTACAGACCGCCGCATTTTCCTCTGGCAGACCATTATAACAATACCGGCGGAGATGAGTGGATGTACGGGAACGCGGCACATGAAAAGCTTGTTGACAGCCGTGACTGGCGGGAACGCCTGGATCTTTACGGGCATCGGTACATGACTGAGGATATTGCCTGTGGTCTGGCATTTCTGGTATCTGTGGCTGAGTGGGCAGGTATTGATGTTCCTGTAGCCCGGGGACTTCTGTCTTTGGCGTCGGCGATTTTGGGCAGGGACCTGCTTGCCGGCTCCAGGACTCTGGAAGGCATGGGCTTACGGGGATTATCCGGAGGAGAAATGAAGAAACTCTTGACAAAGGGTGTATTAGCATGA
- a CDS encoding 3-hydroxybutyryl-CoA dehydrogenase — MMRNKPVIAVVGAGRMGIGIAQVFAYSGYRVRLLDARERSSQETQRVLDSAERQIRETLTMLASIKVMGEVQVDTIMARIGFFGLEQMEEALKDAGVVFEAVPEVMDIKCYIFGLISSLAEDKALIASTTSTFLSDSLAAYVTSPRRFMNTHWLNPAYLIPLVEVSPAEGTGSSEVTAMLSLLEAAGKVPVKCAASPGFIVPRIQALAMNEAARLAEEGVASPEDIDKAARVGFGLRFAVLGLLEFIDWGGGDILYYADNYLKDALKTDRYEPPEIIVSNMETGRTGLRAGRGFYDFSGMDVDAYRRETIKKFADLLNHLGLLVKPFQ; from the coding sequence ATGATGAGGAATAAACCGGTTATTGCGGTGGTTGGGGCCGGGCGCATGGGTATAGGCATTGCCCAGGTCTTTGCATACTCAGGCTACAGGGTGAGGCTGCTTGATGCCCGGGAAAGGTCTTCACAGGAGACTCAACGGGTGTTGGATTCAGCAGAGAGGCAGATAAGGGAAACCCTGACCATGCTGGCTTCAATCAAGGTAATGGGAGAAGTGCAGGTAGATACTATCATGGCCCGAATCGGATTTTTCGGGCTGGAACAGATGGAAGAAGCGCTTAAGGATGCCGGCGTAGTATTTGAAGCGGTTCCTGAAGTGATGGACATAAAATGCTATATTTTTGGTCTTATCAGCAGCCTTGCAGAAGATAAAGCCCTTATTGCATCAACAACCTCCACTTTTTTGTCTGACAGTCTGGCTGCCTATGTAACCTCCCCCCGGAGGTTTATGAATACACACTGGCTGAATCCTGCTTACCTGATACCGCTTGTGGAAGTTAGTCCGGCAGAGGGAACCGGTTCATCAGAGGTGACAGCTATGCTCAGCCTCCTTGAAGCAGCAGGTAAAGTTCCGGTCAAGTGTGCTGCTTCCCCAGGTTTTATTGTGCCGCGCATCCAGGCTTTGGCCATGAATGAGGCTGCCAGACTGGCGGAGGAGGGAGTTGCTTCTCCGGAAGACATTGATAAGGCCGCAAGGGTTGGCTTCGGTCTGAGGTTTGCTGTCCTGGGGCTGCTTGAATTTATTGACTGGGGTGGCGGAGACATTCTGTATTATGCGGACAATTACCTCAAAGATGCCCTTAAAACAGACCGGTATGAGCCGCCTGAGATAATTGTATCAAATATGGAGACAGGCAGAACCGGTCTGAGAGCAGGACGGGGTTTCTATGATTTCAGCGGTATGGATGTGGACGCATATCGGCGGGAAACGATCAAAAAGTTTGCTGATTTGCTGAACCACCTGGGCCTGCTTGTCAAACCGTTCCAGTGA